A region from the Misgurnus anguillicaudatus chromosome 7, ASM2758022v2, whole genome shotgun sequence genome encodes:
- the LOC129417917 gene encoding photoreceptor outer segment membrane glycoprotein 2 — MAVLPVRFTKTKRDKLAQVLWVLNWVSVVTGIILFSLGIFLKVEINKRQDLMTERQLQSVPNMLIAVGLIACGINFLGGKICYDCVDTSKFLRWKLVMLPYIICTFFFTLSVLVGALMCYSLHGQLEESLMLGLRDAMRYYKDTDTPGRCFLKRTVDLLQIQFQCCGNEGHRDWFQIQWVSNRYLDMSQREVVDRLRSNVEGKYLMDAVPFSCCNVNSPRPCIQDQITNNSAHFNYEYQTEELNLWMRGCRQALLEYYTNIMHSIGLTVLIIWLFELSVLTGVRYLQTALENVVRQGDPESDSDGWLLESSLVETARSNFSIIKNLGKFNQINTASNGDPNIDRPSTAHYGPDNVPPKPIPIAS; from the exons ATGGCTGTGTTACCAGTGAGGTTCACTAAAACCAAGAGGGACAAACTGGCTCAGGTTCTGTGGGTGCTGAACTGGGTTTCTGTGGTAACAGGGATCATCCTCTTTAGTTTGGGAATCTTTCTGAAAGTGGAGATTAACAAACGGCAGGACCTAATGACCGAACGTCAGCTTCAGTCTGTGCCAAACATGCTAATTGCAGTGGGATTGATAGCTTGTGGAATCAACTTTTTAGGAGGAAAGATCTGCTATGACTGTGTGGACACTAGCAAGTTCTTGCGTTGGAAGCTTGTCATGCTTCCATACATAATTTGTACGTTTTTCTTCACTCTGAGTGTCCTCGTGGGCGCCCTGATGTGCTACAGCTTGCACGGACAGCTGGAAGAGTCACTCATGCTGGGGCTACGTGATGCTATGCGGTACTATAAGGACACGGACACACCCGGACGCTGCTTCTTAAAACGCACTGTCGATCTCCTGCAGATCCAGTTCCAATGCTGTGGGAATGAGGGCCACAGAGACTGGTTTCAGATCCAGTGGGTCAGCAACCGGTACCTAGACATGTCTCAACGGGAAGTGGTGGA CCGCCTTCGCAGTAATGTGGAGGGCAAATATCTAATGGACGCAGTTCCTTTCAGCTGCTGCAATGTCAACTCTCCTCGTCCATGCATTCAGGATCAAATCACCAATAACTCGGCCCACTTTAATTACGAGTACCAGACAGAGGAGCTCAACCTGTGGATGAGAGGCTGTCGACAAGCTCTGTTAGAGTACTACACAAACATCATGCATTCAATTGGCCTTACTGTTCTTATTATCTGGCTGTTTGAG CTCTCTGTCCTTACGGGGGTCCGGTACCTCCAGACGGCCCTGGAGAACGTGGTGCGTCAAGGTGACCCCGAAAGTGACTCTGACGGGTGGCTCCTTGAGAGCAGCTTGGTGGAGACGGCTCGCTCTAATTTCAGCATTATCAAAAACCTGGGCAAGTTTAACCAAATCAACACAGCCAGCAATGGAGATCCAAACATTGACAGACCATCCACAGCACACTATGGTCCAGACAATGTGCCTCCAAAGCCTATTCCAATAGCCAGTTAG
- the LOC129418151 gene encoding transmembrane protein 179 translates to MAMDNFIFAQCILYFLAFVFGFIAVVPLSENTDDFRGKCLLFTRGMWQNENITVSKQRFIIEEWGPQSSCSFITAVGIASLILSAVQAWRLLFFICKGHDDSIFNSFLNLLISTLIVFAVFLSSTIVSVGFNLWCDAITEGGSMPSSCEDLQDTDLELGLDNSAFYDQFAIAQFGLWAAWLTWLSITVMAFLKVYHNYRQEDLVDSLIHEKEFLLGRSSRRCSDVVDRKSGMI, encoded by the exons ATGGCAATGGATAATTTCATATTTGCCCAATGCATCCTTTATTTTTTAGCCTTCGTATTTGGCTTCATAGCGGTAGTACCTCTCTCGGAAAACACTGATGATTTTCGGGGGAAATGTTTGCTGTTTACGCGAGGTATGTGGCAGAACGAGAACATCACGGTGTCGAAGCAGCGCTTTATCATTGAGGAATGGGGACCACAGTCATCCTGCAGTTTTATCACTGCTGTCGGCATCGCGTCACTAATCCTGTCCGCTGTCCAAGCCTGGAGACTGCTGTTCTTTATCTGTAAAGGCCACGACGA CTCAATCTTCAATTCCTTCCTGAACCTGCTTATCAGCACCCTCATAGTGTTTGCAGTGTTCCTTTCCAGCACAATAGTCAGTGTGGGCTTCAATCTATGGTGTGATGCCATCACAGAAGGAGGCAGTATGCCCAGC AGCTGTGAGGATCTGCAGGACACTGATCTTGAACTAGGGTTGGACAACTCTGCTTTTTATGACCAGTTTGCTATAGCACAG TTTGGATTGTGGGCAGCCTGGCTGACTTGGCTCAGTATCACCGTCATGGCATTTCTGAAGGTCTACCATAACTACCGTCAAGAAGATCTTGTTGACAGCTTGATCCATGAGAAAGAGTTTTTACTCGGACGTTCCTCACGACGCTGCTCTGATGTGGTAGACAGGAAAAGTGGCATGATATAA